TCATCATTTAAAACAATTTAATGTATGAGTTTTTTTGATAAAATATTTGGTGGAAAAAATGAAACCCCTGATCAAAAATCTTTTTGGAAAAAGATAGAATCTGAGGAAGATCTGGCAAAAGCCATTGAGGAATCTTACCAACATAAAATAGCGATATTTAAGCATTCTACAAGTTGCTTTATCAGCAGGACGGTATTGAAAAATTTTGAAAAAGAAGTTGAAAGCTCAGATCAGCCTGTGGAAGTCTATTACCTGGATTTATTAGCTTACAGACCTATTTCTAATAAAATTGCTGAAGACTTTGATATCAGACATGAAAGTCCGCAATTAATCGTTATAGAAAATGGAAAACCTGTGAACAATGCTTCCCACCAAAGTATTTCTTTAAGCCAGATTATATCATGAAGAATATCAATAATTATTTAGCCAAAGTTTTGAATGTTCCGCTTCAGAGTGTGAACACCTGCAGCCTGCATTACGAAGTAAAAAAGATTCCTAAAAATCAGTTTCTTCTTCAGTATGGTGAAATATGCAGACATATATTCTTTGTAGAAAGAGGGCTGATAAAGATGTATTCTATAGATAAAAACGGGAAAGAGCACATTATACAGTTTGCTCCGGAAAGCTGGCTGATCTCAGACCGAAGCAGTCTTTATTTTAATGAAAAATCAAATTATTACATAGAAGCCGTTGAAGATTCCGAAGTGTTATTTTTACATCCTGATTTTTTCAATAAACTGGTAGAACAATTTCCGAACAGTATTGAAAGAAGTGATTTTCTTCTTCAGAAACATATCAGAAGCCTTCAGAACAGGATCAATTCTTTATTAGGGGAGACTGCAGAAGAAAGATACATGAAGTTTATTAAAATGTATCCGGATTTATTGCTTCGTGTTCCCCAATGGATGATTGCTTCTTATCTGGGAATTACTCCGGAGAGCTTAAGCCGTGTGAGAAAAGAGCTGGCAAGGAAAAATTTCGTTCCCGATAACAAATAATGATAAGTCTTTAAATCTTTTTTGCAAGATTTCCGATCTGTCTGAGCTTTGCCTGGGTATCTTCTGACCACGGAAGACCAATACAAAGCCTCATACAGTTTTCAAACTGCTCCTGAAAGGTAAACATCCTTCCGGGAGCTATGCTTATATTCTGTTTAATCGCAAGATCATAAAGTTCAGTAGTACGAATCTTTTTATCAAATTCTACCCAGAGAGAAAGCCCTCCCTGCGGACGGCTTGTTCTGGTGCCTTCAGGAAATGATTCTGCAATAGTCTGTACATAATTCTGATAATTACTTTGAAGCGTTTTACGAAGATGTTGAAGGTGTTTTTCATATTTCCCAGATTTTAAAAAATTGGCAACCGCTTCATTCACAATTGAAATGGATGAGGTAGAATGAAGCAACTTAAGCTTTAGTATTTTCTCTTTGTATTTGCCGGGAGCAATCCAGCCTACGCGATATCCGGGGGCCAGTGTTTTTGAGATAGAACTGCAGTAGAGTACACTGCCGTCTTTATCGAAAGATTTACAGCATTTTGGACGGGACGACCCGAAGTAAAGGTCTCCGTACACATCATCTTCAATAAGCGGAATATTATTTTCTGAAAGTATTTTTACGATTTCCTTCTTATTTTCATCAGGCATACAACTTCCCAGAGGTGAGTTGAAATTGGGAATCAGCAGGCACAGATCAATTTTAGGAATTAATTTTTTTAAGGCATCAATTTCTATTCCTGTAGTAGGATGGGTAGGAAGTTCCAGAACTTTTAATCCCATACCGTTGGCGAGCTGCAAAATTCCGGGGTAGCAAGGGCTTTCGATAGCAATGGTATCACCGGGTTTTCCTAATGCCATCAGACAGAAAGACAATGCATTCATTCCTCCATTGGTGGTAACCAGATCATCTTCTTTAAGATTGCCTCCCCATTGAAGGGAGCGCACAGCAATCATTCTTCTGAGTTTAAGATTCCCCTGAAGTTCTTCATATTCCGTTCCGCCTTCTTTAAGCTCACGGATGGCGTTTACAATCTCCTTTTTCAGTTTAGCCTGAGGGAGAAGATCTCCGGAAGGGATTCCAATAGAGAAAAAGGTAAGATCTTTCCGGCCCATATTTTCATAGATCTTACTGATCAGCTCATCAGGTTCATCATTATTGGCAATTAAAGAAGGGCGGCTTACCTCAGGCAGAGGAAGTTTCACAGATAGAAGCTGGCTTACAAAATAGCCCGATTGAGGCTTGGATTCAACCATTGATAGTGATTCAAGCTCCAGAAAAACTCTTTTTGCGGTATTCATGCTTACCTGATGCTCCTGGCACAGCATTCTTACTGACGGAAGCTTGTCCCCAGCTTTTAAAACGCCGTTTCTGATCTGATTGGCAATACCGTCTGCAATTTCTGTATATAAAAATTCTTTGCTCATAATTTTAAACTGTGCTCGTGCAAATATACAAAACTGATACTGTGTTTATTTGTTTTTCCTTTCTAATTTTGGCCCAATAATTAAAACTTAAAGAAATGATGATCAATACAATCTCAAAAGACCAGGCTCTAAGCGGCTGGATCAACGGGTTCATAGGAGTATTGCTTTTTAGTGGGTCTATGCCCGCCACCAAGTTTGCAGTAATGGAAATGGATCCTATATTTGTAACTATTGCACGGGCTGTGATTGCAGGTGTTCTTGCTCTCTCAGTATTGATGATCTATAAAGAAAAACGTCCTGCCAAAAACCAGCTGTTTTCTTTGGTTTTAGTAGCAATAGGATGTGTAATAGGGTTTCCGTTGCTTTCTGCATTGGCACTGCAATACCTTACTTCAGCACATTCTATTGTATTTCTTGGAATGCTGCCATTGGCCACTGCCATTTTCGGAGTAATCCGTGGGGGAGAGAGGCCTCATCCTATATTTTGGCTGTTTTCTATTATCGGAAGCCTTCTGGTCATTGGTTATGCTTTCTCTCAGGGTATTTCTGTATCTCCAATAGGAGATATTCTGATGCTTCTGGCAGTTATTGTATGTGGAATGGGGTATGCCGAAGGAGCAAAGCTTTCAAAAACATTAGGGGGATGGCAGGTTATTTCATGGGCATTGGTAATATCCCTGCCAATAATGCTTCCTCTGTTTTTTGTCTATTTTCCTGAAAATATTGAAACGGTAAGCTTTAAAGGGTGGTTTGGATTGGGCTATATTTCTCTATTCAGTATGTTCATTGGTTTTATATTCTGGTATAAAGGACTTGCGCAAGGTGGTATTACTTCTGTAGGGCAGCTCCAGCTTTTGCAGCCTTTCTTTGGGCTGGCGCTGGCAGCTTATCTTCTCCATGAACAAGTCAGTATGGGAATGTTGGGAGTAACTGTAGGGGTTATTCTATGTGTGGTAGGAACTAAGAAGTTTGCTAAATAGAACAATTTATAGATAGAAGAGATGATATTCTGAATTCTCAAAAGATAATTCCCCGGATAAAAAGACGAATTG
This genomic window from Chryseobacterium sp. MEBOG06 contains:
- a CDS encoding DMT family transporter — protein: MMINTISKDQALSGWINGFIGVLLFSGSMPATKFAVMEMDPIFVTIARAVIAGVLALSVLMIYKEKRPAKNQLFSLVLVAIGCVIGFPLLSALALQYLTSAHSIVFLGMLPLATAIFGVIRGGERPHPIFWLFSIIGSLLVIGYAFSQGISVSPIGDILMLLAVIVCGMGYAEGAKLSKTLGGWQVISWALVISLPIMLPLFFVYFPENIETVSFKGWFGLGYISLFSMFIGFIFWYKGLAQGGITSVGQLQLLQPFFGLALAAYLLHEQVSMGMLGVTVGVILCVVGTKKFAK
- the ytxJ gene encoding bacillithiol system redox-active protein YtxJ; translated protein: MSFFDKIFGGKNETPDQKSFWKKIESEEDLAKAIEESYQHKIAIFKHSTSCFISRTVLKNFEKEVESSDQPVEVYYLDLLAYRPISNKIAEDFDIRHESPQLIVIENGKPVNNASHQSISLSQIIS
- a CDS encoding PLP-dependent aminotransferase family protein, which gives rise to MSKEFLYTEIADGIANQIRNGVLKAGDKLPSVRMLCQEHQVSMNTAKRVFLELESLSMVESKPQSGYFVSQLLSVKLPLPEVSRPSLIANNDEPDELISKIYENMGRKDLTFFSIGIPSGDLLPQAKLKKEIVNAIRELKEGGTEYEELQGNLKLRRMIAVRSLQWGGNLKEDDLVTTNGGMNALSFCLMALGKPGDTIAIESPCYPGILQLANGMGLKVLELPTHPTTGIEIDALKKLIPKIDLCLLIPNFNSPLGSCMPDENKKEIVKILSENNIPLIEDDVYGDLYFGSSRPKCCKSFDKDGSVLYCSSISKTLAPGYRVGWIAPGKYKEKILKLKLLHSTSSISIVNEAVANFLKSGKYEKHLQHLRKTLQSNYQNYVQTIAESFPEGTRTSRPQGGLSLWVEFDKKIRTTELYDLAIKQNISIAPGRMFTFQEQFENCMRLCIGLPWSEDTQAKLRQIGNLAKKI
- a CDS encoding Crp/Fnr family transcriptional regulator — protein: MKNINNYLAKVLNVPLQSVNTCSLHYEVKKIPKNQFLLQYGEICRHIFFVERGLIKMYSIDKNGKEHIIQFAPESWLISDRSSLYFNEKSNYYIEAVEDSEVLFLHPDFFNKLVEQFPNSIERSDFLLQKHIRSLQNRINSLLGETAEERYMKFIKMYPDLLLRVPQWMIASYLGITPESLSRVRKELARKNFVPDNK